A single window of Lathamus discolor isolate bLatDis1 chromosome 20, bLatDis1.hap1, whole genome shotgun sequence DNA harbors:
- the ITGA2B gene encoding integrin alpha-IIb isoform X3, which translates to MGAAAGAAALLRALLLLGGLRSAPALSLLQDPPATYQGPPGSYFGFSLDFHAGRGSSSVVVGAPRANTSQPGVAQPGAVFLCPWPPSGAPCEPLPIDATGDEAEAQGPLELRTYKSHQWLGASVRSWQGRLVACAPLQHWNALDGQHEAFRTPTGACFVGAPGPPRVAWYSPCRDQLMAGAYRDSNYAYDKRYCEIGFSAAVTRDGTLVLGAPGGYYFMGLLYSVGIDAILTRFHGKSLLWPEQPGRPTEEPVSFDYEDGYRGYSVAVGEFDGNPKTKEYVVGVPNKSNTRGEVEIFSAGATLRQLWGITSEQVASYFGHTVAVADINGDGQDDVLVGAPLFVARRPDGQRSELGRLYLYLGGLQRPPQTLTGTHPYGRFAAAIASLGDQDKDGFGDVAVGAPFGGDAGSGQVFIFRGQSEGLEPLPTQRLDSPFPGPAAFGFALRGATDLDGNGYSDLLVGAYGAAQVAVYRGQPVVVARTQLSVPDGLNPEVLECVLPGFGTRVSCIPQHIRLQAELQLDRLKPRLSRRVLLLRGHQASWHEELELDTGAPPVCRNLTAYLRDEADFKDKLSPVALSLSLALPEGAPGLVLYGDTLVQAQTHIILEDCGEDNLCVPDLLLAAETPSRRLLIGAEAMLLLRANTSNRGEGAFEAELRVLLPPGTHYQAARSSIPGQEKLSCNPRKENGTHVVLCELGNPMKAGAQITVDMELSVSGLEDMGDAITFQLQLRSKNSPSTTNTSVTVTVPVEAQAEMELRGNSLPATTVLPVSWRRAEGSRRLEDHGIKVEHVYQLHNKGPSTVSGVTLHLAIPIRLGDRILLYLLELGTEGGINCTSPPGLNAEQLEIPHPMGAAPRNGSHQRERRDLEQPPGAGLEKPILVDCGNATCVDIACRVPGLAKDQRALVSVHALLWMDTLQQREHLLKQFLVQSQAWFNTSAMPYRVQPRILPAGEAMAVTKVMRTSPGGEGTVPVSWVVLGVLAGLLLLTLLILLMWKMGFFKRTRPPAEDTQELAPGNAEEPGDAQD; encoded by the exons CAGCCCGGCGCCGTCTTCCTCTGCCCCTGGCCCCCCAGCGGGGCCCCCTGCGAGCCCCTCCCCATCGACGCCACGG GAGACGAGGCCGAGGCGCAGGGCCCCCTGGAGCTGCGCACCTACAAATCGCACCAGTGGCTGGGCGCGTCCGTCCGGAGCTGGCAGGGCCGGCTCGTG GCCTGCGCCCCGCTGCAGCACTGGAACGCGCTGGACGGGCAGCACGAGGCGTTCCGCACCCCGACCGGCGCCTGCTTCGTGGGTGCTCCCGGGCCGCCGCGCGTCGCCTGGTACTCGCCCTGCCGCGACCAGCTCATGGCCGGCGCCTACCGGGACAGCAACTACG CCTATGACAAGCGGTACTGCGAGATCGGCTTCAGCGCGGCCGTCACCCGG gacgGGACACTGGTTCTGGGTGCCCCCGGAGGGTACTACTTCATGG GGCTCCTGTACTCGGTGGGAATTGACGCCATCCTCACCCGCTTCCACGGCAAGTCCCTGCTGTGGCCAGAGCAACCAGGACGCCCCACAGAGGAGCCGGTGTCCTTCGACTACGAGGATGGGTACCGGG GGTACTCTGTGGCTGTGGGCGAGTTCGATGGCAATCCCAAAACCAAAG AGTATGTGGTGGGGGTCCCCAACAAGAGCAACACGAGGGGTGAG GTGGAGATCTTCAGTGCGGGTGCGACCCTGCGCCAGCTGTGGGGCATCACCAGTGAGCAG GTGGCATCGTACTTCGGGCACACAGTGGCCGTGGCGGACATCAATGGGGATGG gcaggacGACGTGCTGGTGGGTGCCCCCCTGTTCGTGGCCCGGCGCCCCGACGGGCAGCGCAGCGAGCTGGGACGCCTCTACCTGTACCTGGGGGGGCTGCAGCGGCCCCCCCAGACCCTGACGGGCACTCACCCCTACGGCCGCTTCGCCGCCGCCATCGCCAGCCTCGGGGACCAGGACAAGGACGGCTTCGGCG ACGTGGCCGTGGGTGCCCCCTTCGGCGGTGACGCTGGCAGCGGGCAGGTCTTCATCTTCCGCGGGCAGAGCGAGGGGCTGGAGCCGCTGCCCACCCAGCGCCTCGACAGCCCCTTCCCCGGCCCGGCAGCCTTCGGCTTCGCCCTGCGCGGTGCCACTGACCTCGATGGCAACGGCTACTCGG ATCTGCTGGTGGGCGCTTACGGCGCAGCCCAAGTGGCCGTGTACCG AGGACAGCCCGTGGTGGTGGCCCGGACCCAGCTGAGTGTCCCTGACGGGCTGAACCCGGAGGTCCTGGAGTGTGTCCTGCCCGGCTTCGGCACCCGTGTCAGCTG CATCCCGCAGCACATCC GCCTCCAGGCCGAGCTGCAGCTGGACCGGCTGAAGCCCCGGCTGTCCCggagggtgctgctgctgcggggCCACCAGGCGTCCTGGCAcgaggagctggagctggacaCGGGGGCACCCCCCGTGTGCCGCAACCTCACTGCGTACCTGCGG GACGAGGCTGACTTCAAGGACAAGCTGAGCCCGGTGGCACTGAGCCTGAGCCTGGCGCTGCCCGAGGGGGCCCCGGGGCTGGTGCTCTATGGGGACACCCTGGTGCAGGCACAG ACCCACATCATCCTGGAGGACTGTGGTGAGGACAACCTCTGCGTCCCTGACCTCCTCTTGGCTGCCGAGAC GCCCAGCCGGCGCCTGCTCATCGGGGCCGAGGCCATGCTGCTGCTTCGCGCCAACACCAGCAACAGGGGCGAAGGCGCCTTTGAGGCCGAGCTgcgggtgctgctgccccccgGCACCCACTACCAGGCTGCCCGGAGCAGCATCCCG GGGCAGGAGAAACTGAGCTGCAACCCCAGGAAGGAGAACGGGACCCACGTGGTGCTCTGCGAGTTGGGCAACCCCATGAAAGCAGGTGCCCAG atcACTGTGGACATGGAGCTGAGCGTGTCCGGGCTGGAGGACATGGGGGATGCCATCaccttccagctgcagctgcgGAG CAAgaacagccccagcaccaccaaCACGTCAGTGACAGTGACGGTGCCTGTGGAGGCACAGGCAGAGATGGAGCTGCGAGG CAACTCCCTGCCGGCCACCACCGTACTGCCCGTGAGCTGGCGCCGGGCCGAGGGTAGCCGGCGGCTCGAGGACCATGGTATCAAGGTGGAGCACGTCTACCAG CTCCACAACAAGGGTCCCAGCACCGTCAGCGGGGTCACCCTGCACCTCGCCATCCCCATCCGGCTGGGGGACCGCATCCTGCTGTacctgctggagctgggcacTGAGGGGGGCATAAACTGCACCAGCCCGCCCGGCCTCAACGCTGAGCAG CTGGAGATCCCGCACCCCATGGGCGCAGCGCCCCGGAATGGCTCACACCAGCGGGAGCGCCGGGACCTGGAGCAGCCGCCAGGAGCGGGGCTCGAGAAGCCCATCCTGGTG GACTGCGGCAATGCCACGTGTGTGGACATCGCCTGCCGGGTGCCTGGCCTGGCCAAAGACCAGCGGGCGCTGGTGAGCGTCCATGCGCTGCTGTGGATGGACACCCTGCAGCAG CGGGAGCACCTCCTGAAGCAGTTCCTTGTCCAGTCACAGGCTTGGTTCAACACCTCGGCCATGCCCTACCGAGTCCAGCCCCGTATCCTGCCCGCCGGGGAGGCCATG GCTGTCACCAAGGTGATGCGCACCAGCCCCGGCGGCGAGGGGACGGTGCCGGTGTCATGGGTGGTGCTGGGGGTCCTTGCTGGGCTCCTGCTCCTcaccctcctcatcctcctcatgTGGAAG ATGGGTTTCTTCAAGAGGACGCGGCCGCCTGCCGAGGACACGCAGGAGCTGGCACCCGGCAACGCCGAGGAGCCAGGGGATGCCCAGGACTAA
- the ITGA2B gene encoding integrin alpha-IIb isoform X2, translating into MGAAAGAAALLRALLLLGGLRSAPALSLLQDPPATYQGPPGSYFGFSLDFHAGRGSSSVVVGAPRANTSQPGVAQPGAVFLCPWPPSGAPCEPLPIDATGDEAEAQGPLELRTYKSHQWLGASVRSWQGRLVACAPLQHWNALDGQHEAFRTPTGACFVGAPGPPRVAWYSPCRDQLMAGAYRDSNYAYDKRYCEIGFSAAVTRDGTLVLGAPGGYYFMGLLYSVGIDAILTRFHGKSLLWPEQPGRPTEEPVSFDYEDGYRGYSVAVGEFDGNPKTKEYVVGVPNKSNTRGEVEIFSAGATLRQLWGITSEQVASYFGHTVAVADINGDGQDDVLVGAPLFVARRPDGQRSELGRLYLYLGGLQRPPQTLTGTHPYGRFAAAIASLGDQDKDGFGDVAVGAPFGGDAGSGQVFIFRGQSEGLEPLPTQRLDSPFPGPAAFGFALRGATDLDGNGYSDLLVGAYGAAQVAVYRGQPVVVARTQLSVPDGLNPEVLECVLPGFGTRVSCFPVVLCVSVTGQSIPQHIRLQAELQLDRLKPRLSRRVLLLRGHQASWHEELELDTGAPPVCRNLTAYLRDEADFKDKLSPVALSLSLALPEGAPGLVLYGDTLVQAQTHIILEDCGEDNLCVPDLLLAAETPSRRLLIGAEAMLLLRANTSNRGEGAFEAELRVLLPPGTHYQAARSSIPGQEKLSCNPRKENGTHVVLCELGNPMKAGAQITVDMELSVSGLEDMGDAITFQLQLRSKNSPSTTNTSVTVTVPVEAQAEMELRGNSLPATTVLPVSWRRAEGSRRLEDHGIKVEHVYQLHNKGPSTVSGVTLHLAIPIRLGDRILLYLLELGTEGGINCTSPPGLNAEQLEIPHPMGAAPRNGSHQRERRDLEQPPGAGLEKPILVDCGNATCVDIACRVPGLAKDQRALVSVHALLWMDTLQQSQAWFNTSAMPYRVQPRILPAGEAMAVTKVMRTSPGGEGTVPVSWVVLGVLAGLLLLTLLILLMWKMGFFKRTRPPAEDTQELAPGNAEEPGDAQD; encoded by the exons CAGCCCGGCGCCGTCTTCCTCTGCCCCTGGCCCCCCAGCGGGGCCCCCTGCGAGCCCCTCCCCATCGACGCCACGG GAGACGAGGCCGAGGCGCAGGGCCCCCTGGAGCTGCGCACCTACAAATCGCACCAGTGGCTGGGCGCGTCCGTCCGGAGCTGGCAGGGCCGGCTCGTG GCCTGCGCCCCGCTGCAGCACTGGAACGCGCTGGACGGGCAGCACGAGGCGTTCCGCACCCCGACCGGCGCCTGCTTCGTGGGTGCTCCCGGGCCGCCGCGCGTCGCCTGGTACTCGCCCTGCCGCGACCAGCTCATGGCCGGCGCCTACCGGGACAGCAACTACG CCTATGACAAGCGGTACTGCGAGATCGGCTTCAGCGCGGCCGTCACCCGG gacgGGACACTGGTTCTGGGTGCCCCCGGAGGGTACTACTTCATGG GGCTCCTGTACTCGGTGGGAATTGACGCCATCCTCACCCGCTTCCACGGCAAGTCCCTGCTGTGGCCAGAGCAACCAGGACGCCCCACAGAGGAGCCGGTGTCCTTCGACTACGAGGATGGGTACCGGG GGTACTCTGTGGCTGTGGGCGAGTTCGATGGCAATCCCAAAACCAAAG AGTATGTGGTGGGGGTCCCCAACAAGAGCAACACGAGGGGTGAG GTGGAGATCTTCAGTGCGGGTGCGACCCTGCGCCAGCTGTGGGGCATCACCAGTGAGCAG GTGGCATCGTACTTCGGGCACACAGTGGCCGTGGCGGACATCAATGGGGATGG gcaggacGACGTGCTGGTGGGTGCCCCCCTGTTCGTGGCCCGGCGCCCCGACGGGCAGCGCAGCGAGCTGGGACGCCTCTACCTGTACCTGGGGGGGCTGCAGCGGCCCCCCCAGACCCTGACGGGCACTCACCCCTACGGCCGCTTCGCCGCCGCCATCGCCAGCCTCGGGGACCAGGACAAGGACGGCTTCGGCG ACGTGGCCGTGGGTGCCCCCTTCGGCGGTGACGCTGGCAGCGGGCAGGTCTTCATCTTCCGCGGGCAGAGCGAGGGGCTGGAGCCGCTGCCCACCCAGCGCCTCGACAGCCCCTTCCCCGGCCCGGCAGCCTTCGGCTTCGCCCTGCGCGGTGCCACTGACCTCGATGGCAACGGCTACTCGG ATCTGCTGGTGGGCGCTTACGGCGCAGCCCAAGTGGCCGTGTACCG AGGACAGCCCGTGGTGGTGGCCCGGACCCAGCTGAGTGTCCCTGACGGGCTGAACCCGGAGGTCCTGGAGTGTGTCCTGCCCGGCTTCGGCACCCGTGTCAGCTG CTTCCCCGTGGTGCTCTGTGTCAGCGTGACGGGCCAGAGCATCCCGCAGCACATCC GCCTCCAGGCCGAGCTGCAGCTGGACCGGCTGAAGCCCCGGCTGTCCCggagggtgctgctgctgcggggCCACCAGGCGTCCTGGCAcgaggagctggagctggacaCGGGGGCACCCCCCGTGTGCCGCAACCTCACTGCGTACCTGCGG GACGAGGCTGACTTCAAGGACAAGCTGAGCCCGGTGGCACTGAGCCTGAGCCTGGCGCTGCCCGAGGGGGCCCCGGGGCTGGTGCTCTATGGGGACACCCTGGTGCAGGCACAG ACCCACATCATCCTGGAGGACTGTGGTGAGGACAACCTCTGCGTCCCTGACCTCCTCTTGGCTGCCGAGAC GCCCAGCCGGCGCCTGCTCATCGGGGCCGAGGCCATGCTGCTGCTTCGCGCCAACACCAGCAACAGGGGCGAAGGCGCCTTTGAGGCCGAGCTgcgggtgctgctgccccccgGCACCCACTACCAGGCTGCCCGGAGCAGCATCCCG GGGCAGGAGAAACTGAGCTGCAACCCCAGGAAGGAGAACGGGACCCACGTGGTGCTCTGCGAGTTGGGCAACCCCATGAAAGCAGGTGCCCAG atcACTGTGGACATGGAGCTGAGCGTGTCCGGGCTGGAGGACATGGGGGATGCCATCaccttccagctgcagctgcgGAG CAAgaacagccccagcaccaccaaCACGTCAGTGACAGTGACGGTGCCTGTGGAGGCACAGGCAGAGATGGAGCTGCGAGG CAACTCCCTGCCGGCCACCACCGTACTGCCCGTGAGCTGGCGCCGGGCCGAGGGTAGCCGGCGGCTCGAGGACCATGGTATCAAGGTGGAGCACGTCTACCAG CTCCACAACAAGGGTCCCAGCACCGTCAGCGGGGTCACCCTGCACCTCGCCATCCCCATCCGGCTGGGGGACCGCATCCTGCTGTacctgctggagctgggcacTGAGGGGGGCATAAACTGCACCAGCCCGCCCGGCCTCAACGCTGAGCAG CTGGAGATCCCGCACCCCATGGGCGCAGCGCCCCGGAATGGCTCACACCAGCGGGAGCGCCGGGACCTGGAGCAGCCGCCAGGAGCGGGGCTCGAGAAGCCCATCCTGGTG GACTGCGGCAATGCCACGTGTGTGGACATCGCCTGCCGGGTGCCTGGCCTGGCCAAAGACCAGCGGGCGCTGGTGAGCGTCCATGCGCTGCTGTGGATGGACACCCTGCAGCAG TCACAGGCTTGGTTCAACACCTCGGCCATGCCCTACCGAGTCCAGCCCCGTATCCTGCCCGCCGGGGAGGCCATG GCTGTCACCAAGGTGATGCGCACCAGCCCCGGCGGCGAGGGGACGGTGCCGGTGTCATGGGTGGTGCTGGGGGTCCTTGCTGGGCTCCTGCTCCTcaccctcctcatcctcctcatgTGGAAG ATGGGTTTCTTCAAGAGGACGCGGCCGCCTGCCGAGGACACGCAGGAGCTGGCACCCGGCAACGCCGAGGAGCCAGGGGATGCCCAGGACTAA
- the ITGA2B gene encoding integrin alpha-IIb isoform X1 — protein MGAAAGAAALLRALLLLGGLRSAPALSLLQDPPATYQGPPGSYFGFSLDFHAGRGSSSVVVGAPRANTSQPGVAQPGAVFLCPWPPSGAPCEPLPIDATGDEAEAQGPLELRTYKSHQWLGASVRSWQGRLVACAPLQHWNALDGQHEAFRTPTGACFVGAPGPPRVAWYSPCRDQLMAGAYRDSNYAYDKRYCEIGFSAAVTRDGTLVLGAPGGYYFMGLLYSVGIDAILTRFHGKSLLWPEQPGRPTEEPVSFDYEDGYRGYSVAVGEFDGNPKTKEYVVGVPNKSNTRGEVEIFSAGATLRQLWGITSEQVASYFGHTVAVADINGDGQDDVLVGAPLFVARRPDGQRSELGRLYLYLGGLQRPPQTLTGTHPYGRFAAAIASLGDQDKDGFGDVAVGAPFGGDAGSGQVFIFRGQSEGLEPLPTQRLDSPFPGPAAFGFALRGATDLDGNGYSDLLVGAYGAAQVAVYRGQPVVVARTQLSVPDGLNPEVLECVLPGFGTRVSCFPVVLCVSVTGQSIPQHIRLQAELQLDRLKPRLSRRVLLLRGHQASWHEELELDTGAPPVCRNLTAYLRDEADFKDKLSPVALSLSLALPEGAPGLVLYGDTLVQAQTHIILEDCGEDNLCVPDLLLAAETPSRRLLIGAEAMLLLRANTSNRGEGAFEAELRVLLPPGTHYQAARSSIPGQEKLSCNPRKENGTHVVLCELGNPMKAGAQITVDMELSVSGLEDMGDAITFQLQLRSKNSPSTTNTSVTVTVPVEAQAEMELRGNSLPATTVLPVSWRRAEGSRRLEDHGIKVEHVYQLHNKGPSTVSGVTLHLAIPIRLGDRILLYLLELGTEGGINCTSPPGLNAEQLEIPHPMGAAPRNGSHQRERRDLEQPPGAGLEKPILVDCGNATCVDIACRVPGLAKDQRALVSVHALLWMDTLQQREHLLKQFLVQSQAWFNTSAMPYRVQPRILPAGEAMAVTKVMRTSPGGEGTVPVSWVVLGVLAGLLLLTLLILLMWKMGFFKRTRPPAEDTQELAPGNAEEPGDAQD, from the exons CAGCCCGGCGCCGTCTTCCTCTGCCCCTGGCCCCCCAGCGGGGCCCCCTGCGAGCCCCTCCCCATCGACGCCACGG GAGACGAGGCCGAGGCGCAGGGCCCCCTGGAGCTGCGCACCTACAAATCGCACCAGTGGCTGGGCGCGTCCGTCCGGAGCTGGCAGGGCCGGCTCGTG GCCTGCGCCCCGCTGCAGCACTGGAACGCGCTGGACGGGCAGCACGAGGCGTTCCGCACCCCGACCGGCGCCTGCTTCGTGGGTGCTCCCGGGCCGCCGCGCGTCGCCTGGTACTCGCCCTGCCGCGACCAGCTCATGGCCGGCGCCTACCGGGACAGCAACTACG CCTATGACAAGCGGTACTGCGAGATCGGCTTCAGCGCGGCCGTCACCCGG gacgGGACACTGGTTCTGGGTGCCCCCGGAGGGTACTACTTCATGG GGCTCCTGTACTCGGTGGGAATTGACGCCATCCTCACCCGCTTCCACGGCAAGTCCCTGCTGTGGCCAGAGCAACCAGGACGCCCCACAGAGGAGCCGGTGTCCTTCGACTACGAGGATGGGTACCGGG GGTACTCTGTGGCTGTGGGCGAGTTCGATGGCAATCCCAAAACCAAAG AGTATGTGGTGGGGGTCCCCAACAAGAGCAACACGAGGGGTGAG GTGGAGATCTTCAGTGCGGGTGCGACCCTGCGCCAGCTGTGGGGCATCACCAGTGAGCAG GTGGCATCGTACTTCGGGCACACAGTGGCCGTGGCGGACATCAATGGGGATGG gcaggacGACGTGCTGGTGGGTGCCCCCCTGTTCGTGGCCCGGCGCCCCGACGGGCAGCGCAGCGAGCTGGGACGCCTCTACCTGTACCTGGGGGGGCTGCAGCGGCCCCCCCAGACCCTGACGGGCACTCACCCCTACGGCCGCTTCGCCGCCGCCATCGCCAGCCTCGGGGACCAGGACAAGGACGGCTTCGGCG ACGTGGCCGTGGGTGCCCCCTTCGGCGGTGACGCTGGCAGCGGGCAGGTCTTCATCTTCCGCGGGCAGAGCGAGGGGCTGGAGCCGCTGCCCACCCAGCGCCTCGACAGCCCCTTCCCCGGCCCGGCAGCCTTCGGCTTCGCCCTGCGCGGTGCCACTGACCTCGATGGCAACGGCTACTCGG ATCTGCTGGTGGGCGCTTACGGCGCAGCCCAAGTGGCCGTGTACCG AGGACAGCCCGTGGTGGTGGCCCGGACCCAGCTGAGTGTCCCTGACGGGCTGAACCCGGAGGTCCTGGAGTGTGTCCTGCCCGGCTTCGGCACCCGTGTCAGCTG CTTCCCCGTGGTGCTCTGTGTCAGCGTGACGGGCCAGAGCATCCCGCAGCACATCC GCCTCCAGGCCGAGCTGCAGCTGGACCGGCTGAAGCCCCGGCTGTCCCggagggtgctgctgctgcggggCCACCAGGCGTCCTGGCAcgaggagctggagctggacaCGGGGGCACCCCCCGTGTGCCGCAACCTCACTGCGTACCTGCGG GACGAGGCTGACTTCAAGGACAAGCTGAGCCCGGTGGCACTGAGCCTGAGCCTGGCGCTGCCCGAGGGGGCCCCGGGGCTGGTGCTCTATGGGGACACCCTGGTGCAGGCACAG ACCCACATCATCCTGGAGGACTGTGGTGAGGACAACCTCTGCGTCCCTGACCTCCTCTTGGCTGCCGAGAC GCCCAGCCGGCGCCTGCTCATCGGGGCCGAGGCCATGCTGCTGCTTCGCGCCAACACCAGCAACAGGGGCGAAGGCGCCTTTGAGGCCGAGCTgcgggtgctgctgccccccgGCACCCACTACCAGGCTGCCCGGAGCAGCATCCCG GGGCAGGAGAAACTGAGCTGCAACCCCAGGAAGGAGAACGGGACCCACGTGGTGCTCTGCGAGTTGGGCAACCCCATGAAAGCAGGTGCCCAG atcACTGTGGACATGGAGCTGAGCGTGTCCGGGCTGGAGGACATGGGGGATGCCATCaccttccagctgcagctgcgGAG CAAgaacagccccagcaccaccaaCACGTCAGTGACAGTGACGGTGCCTGTGGAGGCACAGGCAGAGATGGAGCTGCGAGG CAACTCCCTGCCGGCCACCACCGTACTGCCCGTGAGCTGGCGCCGGGCCGAGGGTAGCCGGCGGCTCGAGGACCATGGTATCAAGGTGGAGCACGTCTACCAG CTCCACAACAAGGGTCCCAGCACCGTCAGCGGGGTCACCCTGCACCTCGCCATCCCCATCCGGCTGGGGGACCGCATCCTGCTGTacctgctggagctgggcacTGAGGGGGGCATAAACTGCACCAGCCCGCCCGGCCTCAACGCTGAGCAG CTGGAGATCCCGCACCCCATGGGCGCAGCGCCCCGGAATGGCTCACACCAGCGGGAGCGCCGGGACCTGGAGCAGCCGCCAGGAGCGGGGCTCGAGAAGCCCATCCTGGTG GACTGCGGCAATGCCACGTGTGTGGACATCGCCTGCCGGGTGCCTGGCCTGGCCAAAGACCAGCGGGCGCTGGTGAGCGTCCATGCGCTGCTGTGGATGGACACCCTGCAGCAG CGGGAGCACCTCCTGAAGCAGTTCCTTGTCCAGTCACAGGCTTGGTTCAACACCTCGGCCATGCCCTACCGAGTCCAGCCCCGTATCCTGCCCGCCGGGGAGGCCATG GCTGTCACCAAGGTGATGCGCACCAGCCCCGGCGGCGAGGGGACGGTGCCGGTGTCATGGGTGGTGCTGGGGGTCCTTGCTGGGCTCCTGCTCCTcaccctcctcatcctcctcatgTGGAAG ATGGGTTTCTTCAAGAGGACGCGGCCGCCTGCCGAGGACACGCAGGAGCTGGCACCCGGCAACGCCGAGGAGCCAGGGGATGCCCAGGACTAA